A window of Pararhodobacter sp. genomic DNA:
ATCGAAACCGATGGCGTCGAGGTCCTCTTGCAGGCCAGCGGCCTCAAGATATTCGCTGACCACTTGCGATCCCGGTGCCAGCGAGGTTTTCACCCAAGGCTTCCGGGTCAGGCCAAGTGCACGCGCCTTGCGGGCCACGAGGCCGGCGCCGATCATCACATAGGGGTTCGAGGTGTTGGTACAGGAGGTGATCGACGCGATCACGATCGAGCCGTCGTGCAATTGATAGGAGCCGTCGGCGGCGGTGACGTAACCACGCTGATGGTGGCCGGTGTCTCCAGGGATTGCGGTGGGTGCAGGCTGTCCGCCTTCGCTTTCCCAGCGATCTTTCTGCTTTTCGTTGACTTTCTTGCCTTCGCGCTGGCCTTTGACATAGGCGCAGAAGCTGGACGCGGCGTCATCGAGTGCGATGAAATCCTGTGGCCGTTTTGGGCCCGAGATCGCCGGAACAACGGTCGACATGTCCAGTGACAAGGTGTCGGTGTAGATCGGCGCGTAATTGGCATCGCGCCACAGGCCGTTTTCCTTGGCGTAGGCTTCGACCAGGGCAATGCGGGCTTCGTCGCGGCCCGTGTTGCGCAGGTAGCGCAGCGTCTCACCGTCGATCGGGAAGAAGCCGCAGGTGGCGCCATATTCGGGCGCCATGTTGGCGATGGTGGCGCGGTCCGCGAGAGGCAGAACGTCGAGGCCCTTGCCGTAGAATTCGACGAACTTGCCGACCACACCCTTGGCGCGGAGCATCTGCACGACCTTGAGCACGAGGTCGGTGCCGGTGGTGCCCTCGACCATCTGGCCGGTCAGCTCGAAGCCCACGACCTCGGGGATCAGCATCGAGATCGGCTGACCGAGCATCGCGGCCTCGGCCTCGATGCCGCCGACGCCCCAGCCCAGAACGGCGAGGCCGTTGACCATCGTGGTGTGGCTGTCGGTGCCGACGAGGGTGTCCGGATACGCAACCTCTTGGCCGTTCTGATCCTTGTCGGTCCAGACGGTCTGCGCGAGATACTCTAGGTTCACCTGGTGGCAAATGCCGGTGCCGGGCGGCACAACGCGGAAGTTGTTGAACGCGTTCTGACCCCATTTCAGGAACGTATACCGCTCCATGTTGCGTTCATATTCGCGGTCGACGTTGAACTGGAACGCGCGCGGGTTGCCGAATTCGTCGATCATCACCGAGTGGTCGATGACCAGATCAACCGGGTTCAGCGGGTTGATTTTCTGCGCGTCACCGCCCAGCGCCTTGATGCCGTCGCGCATCGCGGCAAGGTCCACAACGGCGGGAACGCCGGTGAAATCCTGCATCAGCACGCGGGCCGGGCGATAGGCGATCTCACGCGGGTTCTGGCCGCCTTTGGTGGCCCATTCGGCGAAGGCTTTGATGTCGTCGGTGGTGACGGTCTTGCCGTCCTCGAACCGCAGCATGTTTTCCAACACCACCTTGAGGGCGGCGGGCAGGCGGCTGAAGTCGCCGAGCCCGGCAGCTTGCGCGGCAGGGATCGAGTAGTATGCGATGGAGTGATCGCCTACAGTCAGGGTTTTGCGCGCTTTGGCGCTGTCGTGGCCGACGATGATGGTCATGAGAGGAGGCTCCCGTCAGGTTAAGAGGGGTTTGGCTGGCATGCTATTGCCCCAATTCGAGCCACCAATCAAGGGGTGGCATCGCGAATGTATACCATTGTGCACAAAAAACTTGCCCTTGAGAGGGCTCAAGACGTGGCGATGCTGTCACAAGGCGGTGTAACCGGCGGTCTCGGGCCTTGCCCTCCCTTGCGGAGCGGCGCATTTGACGGTTCATTGGCACCACACGGCAGGAGCAAGCGTATGACGCTGATCGCACAACAGCGAGCACAAGGGATGTTTCGGGTCGGGACTTGGCCTGCACCGTTCTTGAGGCGCGCACTGCAAGGCGCGGGATTCGCGCTGGCGCTGGGGATCGTGCTGCCGATGTCTGGCGTGGCGCAGCAAGTGCCCGCGACGGCCGTCGACCACCCCGTCGTGCTGGAACTCTATACGGCGCAGGGCTGCGCTTCGTGCCCGCCAGCCGATGAGATGATGCTGGACCTTGCGCAGCGCGACGATGTGATCGCTTTGGCGCTGCATGTGGATTACTGGGATTATATCGGCTGGGCCGATTCCTTTGCCGACCCTGAGAACGGTCAGCGGCAGCAACGCTATGCGCGGCGTCACGGCCAATCGACGATCTATACGCCGCAAGTCATCATCAACGGGATCGACGTGGTCGAAGGGTTCCGGGTGATGCAGGTGATGAATACCATTGCCGCGCACCGCACCAGGCCAGCAGAAATTCGGATCACCTTGATGCGCGCTGAAAATGGCGGTCTTGAAATCCGGGCCGAGCCTTTGGCGCAAATGGCCCCGGTTGTGGCGATGGCGTCACGACGTTCGGCAATGCCGAATGCCGTGGTC
This region includes:
- a CDS encoding DUF1223 domain-containing protein yields the protein MTLIAQQRAQGMFRVGTWPAPFLRRALQGAGFALALGIVLPMSGVAQQVPATAVDHPVVLELYTAQGCASCPPADEMMLDLAQRDDVIALALHVDYWDYIGWADSFADPENGQRQQRYARRHGQSTIYTPQVIINGIDVVEGFRVMQVMNTIAAHRTRPAEIRITLMRAENGGLEIRAEPLAQMAPVVAMASRRSAMPNAVVGTLSMGEEAAESATDAEPSMRAEMVAPGSYSIELVRYRLSDEVEIQGGENAGRIARFANIVTSWETVGTWNPAGPLEMTVPISGTDPVVVIVQEMGQGEILAAARLR
- the acnA gene encoding aconitate hydratase AcnA; the encoded protein is MTIIVGHDSAKARKTLTVGDHSIAYYSIPAAQAAGLGDFSRLPAALKVVLENMLRFEDGKTVTTDDIKAFAEWATKGGQNPREIAYRPARVLMQDFTGVPAVVDLAAMRDGIKALGGDAQKINPLNPVDLVIDHSVMIDEFGNPRAFQFNVDREYERNMERYTFLKWGQNAFNNFRVVPPGTGICHQVNLEYLAQTVWTDKDQNGQEVAYPDTLVGTDSHTTMVNGLAVLGWGVGGIEAEAAMLGQPISMLIPEVVGFELTGQMVEGTTGTDLVLKVVQMLRAKGVVGKFVEFYGKGLDVLPLADRATIANMAPEYGATCGFFPIDGETLRYLRNTGRDEARIALVEAYAKENGLWRDANYAPIYTDTLSLDMSTVVPAISGPKRPQDFIALDDAASSFCAYVKGQREGKKVNEKQKDRWESEGGQPAPTAIPGDTGHHQRGYVTAADGSYQLHDGSIVIASITSCTNTSNPYVMIGAGLVARKARALGLTRKPWVKTSLAPGSQVVSEYLEAAGLQEDLDAIGFDLVGYGCTTCIGNSGPLDPAISKTIADNDLIGVSVLSGNRNFEGRISPDVRANYLASPPLVVAYALIGDMNIDITKASLGKDQNGKDVFLKDIWPTSAEINALVEKTVTREAFQSKYADVFKGDEKWQAVQTPDSETYDWPAASTYIQNPPYFRGMSAEKGHINPINGAKILALLGDMITTDHISPAGSFKSTTPGRSIPDRPSSRAKGLQQLRLTPRQPRSHDARHLRQHPHQERDAGRR